The nucleotide window GGATTGAAATAGATTTAGATGCACTTGAAAATAACTATAATATAATTCGAAAAAAAATACCAGATTCTAGTAAAATTGCTGCTGTAGTTAAAGCAGATGCTTATGGCCATGGAGCAGTTAAAATAGCAGAGGAATTAGAAAAATTAGGAGCAGATTATTTTTGTGTTGGCAGTCCTGATGAAGGGATGGAACTTAGAAAAGCTGGTATTAAGAAAGACATTATAGTCCTTGCTGAAGTTTTAGAAACACAATATCAAGATATTTTAGAGGGAAATTTAATTCAAACTGTTGCCAGCTTTGAAACTTTAACGGGTTTAAATAAGATTGCTGCTGAATTCAATAAAACTATCAGAATTCATTTAAAAATTGATTCGGGAATGGGAAGAATTGGTTTCTTAAATTCTGATATAAAAAGATTGATAAATAAACTAAAAAATTTAAAACAGCTAAAAGTAGAGGGGATATTCTCTCATTTTGCTAGGGCAGATGAAGCTAATAAAAGTTATTCTTATAAACAGCTAAGTAAATTCAATAAAGTTTTAGCTGAATTTGAAAAGTCTAATTTTGAAATAGAATTAAAACATATTGCTAATAGTGCTGCTGTTATTGATTTAGAAACTAGTTACCTAGATTTAGTTAGGCCAGGGATTATGCTTTATGGACTAAAACCTTCAAAAGAATTAAATAATGAAGTTGATTTAAAATCTATTTTAAGTTTTAAAACAAAAGTTGTGCAAATTAGGAATTTAGAGCAAGATACTGCTATTAGTTATGGTTCAATTTATAAGACTGATTCTAAGGAGAAAGTTGCAGTTTTACCTGTTGGATATAAGGATGGATATCCAAGACTTTTATCTAATAAAGGAGAAGTTTTAATT belongs to Halanaerobium saccharolyticum subsp. saccharolyticum DSM 6643 and includes:
- the alr gene encoding alanine racemase — protein: MSYLLNGKTIKDGGKMMELSSSRPAWIEIDLDALENNYNIIRKKIPDSSKIAAVVKADAYGHGAVKIAEELEKLGADYFCVGSPDEGMELRKAGIKKDIIVLAEVLETQYQDILEGNLIQTVASFETLTGLNKIAAEFNKTIRIHLKIDSGMGRIGFLNSDIKRLINKLKNLKQLKVEGIFSHFARADEANKSYSYKQLSKFNKVLAEFEKSNFEIELKHIANSAAVIDLETSYLDLVRPGIMLYGLKPSKELNNEVDLKSILSFKTKVVQIRNLEQDTAISYGSIYKTDSKEKVAVLPVGYKDGYPRLLSNKGEVLINGKRAPIRGRICMGQIIVSIEDIENVEIGDEVVLIGRQSDDQILASEIAELASTINYEIVCNLDRNLERVYLKN